CGTAACACAGAAGAGGTCGACCTTGTTTGTAGTAAATAGCTggttttgaaagtgaaaaaatgcagtaaacTTGGGTTATTTTAAAACTACAGAATGTAAGACCATTCGGTCCTCTTGTCTTCCAGCTTCTCTGAGAGTCCTTCCCAGCAGGTCCCAGTTCTTCCAGTACGAGTCTGTCACTCTGAGCTGTGAGCTTCATGGAAACCTCTCTGGATGGAGAATCAGAGGAACCATCGATCAGGGAAACACAACCGAAGACTGTCCATCCTCCTCGAACAGAAGTGACTCCGTCTGCTTCATCAGAGAACTGTACTACTGGGACAATGGAGTCTACTGGTGTGAGTCTGCAGAGGGAAAGTGCAGCAATAAAGTCAACATCACTGTGACAGGTGGGGTCCAACACTTCAGAGGTTGAAAAACTGATTCTGTCTTTATCTAAAGACGGGAGTCTTATCTTGAAAAAGTCAAAGTTAAACGTTCCTGATTCTGGattttgtcaataaaacaaacacttcaaaCATGAACCTCAGCTCCGACTGTTCTCAGTCTCCAAAGAGTTTTCTTGAATTTGCGTCTTTCTGTCTTGCAGCTCTAGATTTGATTCTTGAGGCTCCTGTACTTCCAGTGGTGGAAGGAGAAGTTGTGACTCTGGGCTGCAGGAACAGGACGTCCTCCGGCTTCTCcttcttttacaaaaacaggCTCCTGGTTGGGAACAGTTCAACAGGAAACTGGACTATTGAAAGAGTTTCTAAGTCGGATGAGGGCTTTTACCAATGCAGCAGCTCTGGAAGGGATTACTTCTCCCCAGACAGCTGGCTGGATGTCACAGGTGAGAGGACGCTGCTGCTTCCATATTTGTGGTTTGGTAGACTAACGACTGGTTCACACCGGATGCAGAAGTCCTTCGCAGGAGGTTCACGCCGTGCAGTGATCGTTTCAGCCTCTGGTCCATTTTAGCGCCTGCAATCtgtgtcaattctggcaggaagttagaCCAAGACGCATGATAATATCTGGTCattt
The window above is part of the Oryzias melastigma strain HK-1 unplaced genomic scaffold, ASM292280v2 sc01610, whole genome shotgun sequence genome. Proteins encoded here:
- the LOC118598507 gene encoding high affinity immunoglobulin gamma Fc receptor I-like — encoded protein: MELAALCSVFASLRVLPSRSQFFQYESVTLSCELHGNLSGWRIRRTIDQGNTTEDCPSSSNRSDSVCFIRELYYWDNGVYWSSLRVLPSRSQFFQYESVTLSCELHGNLSGWRIRGTIDQGNTTEDCPSSSNRSDSVCFIRELYYWDNGVYWCESAEGKCSNKVNITVTALDLILEAPVLPVVEGEVVTLGCRNRTSSGFSFFYKNRLLVGNSSTGNWTIERVSKSDEGFYQCSSSGRDYFSPDSWLDVTGERTLLLPYLWFGRLTTGSHRMQKSFAGGSRRAVIVSASGPF